One Aquarana catesbeiana isolate 2022-GZ linkage group LG06, ASM4218655v1, whole genome shotgun sequence genomic region harbors:
- the MCHR1 gene encoding melanin-concentrating hormone receptor 1 isoform X2 produces MPTVFGIICLLGIIGNSVVIYTVFKKSKFRCSSSVPDIFIINLSVVDLLFLLGMPFLIHQLLGNGVWHFGETMCTLITALDTNSQFTSTYILTAMSIDRYLATVYPFTSAKYRKPPIAIMVICILWVLSLLSITPVWMYARLISLPGGVLGCGITLPNPESDIYWYTLYQFFLAFAIPFAVISLAYRRILLKMASSEALTAQRSSRIRTKKVTRTAIAICLVFFICWAPFYVLQIIQLVMDQPTLAFHYAYCVAISMGYANSCINPFIYIILCETFRRRFIVSVRPAEDHPQGRIRMKFGTDPPSGSGQPLLHLVPVSSGS; encoded by the coding sequence ATGCCAACTGTATTTGGAATCATTTGTTTGTTGGGGATAATTGGCAACAGTGTCGTCATCTACACAGTCTTCAAAAAGTCCAAATTCCGGTGTAGCAGCAGTGTTcctgatatttttattattaatctgtCGGTGGTAGACCTACTTTTTCTTCTTGGAATGCCCTTCCTAATCCACCAGCTACTTGGTAATGGAGTGTGGCACTTTGGTGAAACCATGTGCACTCTTATTACAGCACTGGATACTAACAGCCAATTTACTAGCACTTACATACTCACTGCCATGTCTATTGATCGCTACCTTGCAACAGTTTATCCCTTCACATCAGCAAAGTACCGTAAGCCTCCTATAGCTATCATGGTCATCTGTATCCTTTGGGTATTGTCTCTCTTAAGCATCACACCAGTATGGATGTATGCTAGACTTATTTCACTTCCTGGGGGAGTGTTGGGATGTGGAATCACACTCCCCAATCCAGAAAGTGATATTTATTGGTATACCTTGTATCAGTTCTTTCTTGCCTTTGCCATTCCCTTTGCAGTCATCTCTTTAGCATATCGGAGAATTCTATTGAAAATGGCATCATCCGAAGCCCTCACAGCCCAAAGGAGTTCCAGGATACGTACAAAGAAAGTGACTAGAACTGCTATAGCAATTTGCTTGGTGTTTTTCATTTGTTGGGCTCCATTTTATGTACTTCAGATAATCCAGTTGGTAATGGACCAACCTACATTAGCCTTCCACTATGCTTACTGTGTGGCAATCAGCATGGGCTATGCAAACAGTTGCATCAACCCTTTTATCTACATTATTTTATGTGAAACATTTAGACGTAGGTTCATTGTCTCAGTTCGTCCAGCAGAGGATCACCCACAAGGCAGGATCAGGATGAAATTTGGCACCGACCCCCCTTCAGGAAGTGGACAGCCATTACTTCACCTTGTTCCTGTATCCTCAGGCAGCTAA
- the MCHR1 gene encoding melanin-concentrating hormone receptor 1 isoform X1 produces MDFLADLEEDINLQDNNSHLYHNFSSFDPSSNVTYANVIMPTVFGIICLLGIIGNSVVIYTVFKKSKFRCSSSVPDIFIINLSVVDLLFLLGMPFLIHQLLGNGVWHFGETMCTLITALDTNSQFTSTYILTAMSIDRYLATVYPFTSAKYRKPPIAIMVICILWVLSLLSITPVWMYARLISLPGGVLGCGITLPNPESDIYWYTLYQFFLAFAIPFAVISLAYRRILLKMASSEALTAQRSSRIRTKKVTRTAIAICLVFFICWAPFYVLQIIQLVMDQPTLAFHYAYCVAISMGYANSCINPFIYIILCETFRRRFIVSVRPAEDHPQGRIRMKFGTDPPSGSGQPLLHLVPVSSGS; encoded by the coding sequence ACCCCAGCAGCAATGTCACTTATGCTAATGTGATAATGCCAACTGTATTTGGAATCATTTGTTTGTTGGGGATAATTGGCAACAGTGTCGTCATCTACACAGTCTTCAAAAAGTCCAAATTCCGGTGTAGCAGCAGTGTTcctgatatttttattattaatctgtCGGTGGTAGACCTACTTTTTCTTCTTGGAATGCCCTTCCTAATCCACCAGCTACTTGGTAATGGAGTGTGGCACTTTGGTGAAACCATGTGCACTCTTATTACAGCACTGGATACTAACAGCCAATTTACTAGCACTTACATACTCACTGCCATGTCTATTGATCGCTACCTTGCAACAGTTTATCCCTTCACATCAGCAAAGTACCGTAAGCCTCCTATAGCTATCATGGTCATCTGTATCCTTTGGGTATTGTCTCTCTTAAGCATCACACCAGTATGGATGTATGCTAGACTTATTTCACTTCCTGGGGGAGTGTTGGGATGTGGAATCACACTCCCCAATCCAGAAAGTGATATTTATTGGTATACCTTGTATCAGTTCTTTCTTGCCTTTGCCATTCCCTTTGCAGTCATCTCTTTAGCATATCGGAGAATTCTATTGAAAATGGCATCATCCGAAGCCCTCACAGCCCAAAGGAGTTCCAGGATACGTACAAAGAAAGTGACTAGAACTGCTATAGCAATTTGCTTGGTGTTTTTCATTTGTTGGGCTCCATTTTATGTACTTCAGATAATCCAGTTGGTAATGGACCAACCTACATTAGCCTTCCACTATGCTTACTGTGTGGCAATCAGCATGGGCTATGCAAACAGTTGCATCAACCCTTTTATCTACATTATTTTATGTGAAACATTTAGACGTAGGTTCATTGTCTCAGTTCGTCCAGCAGAGGATCACCCACAAGGCAGGATCAGGATGAAATTTGGCACCGACCCCCCTTCAGGAAGTGGACAGCCATTACTTCACCTTGTTCCTGTATCCTCAGGCAGCTAA